Below is a genomic region from Spirosoma radiotolerans.
TCTGTCTTTTACTCTCAACGTCACTATTCGCACAGAGTCAGAAAAGGCCGCTTACTGCCGCCGATTATGACCGCTGGCAAAGTGTCAGGTCTGAAAAAATCTCGAACGACGGCCACTGGATTGCCTATCAGATTGATCCCCAGGAAGGTGATGGCCGCTTAGAGGTGACAGCAGCTGGTACCAGCACAAACCGGAAGCAGTATGTTTTCCCGCGTGGCTACATGGCCCAGTTCACGCCCGACAGCAAATTTCTGGTGATGCGGATGAAAGCCCCTTATGCCGATACCCGCAAAGCCAAATTGAAGAAGAAAAAGGCCGACGAACTACCCAAAGATAGTTTGCTGGTATTGAACCTAACCACTGGAAAACCAACCAAACTGCCCAATGCAAAATCATTCGTATTTGGCAAAGATTCAGGTTCGTGGCTGGCGGTCGTGCAGGAACGTAAAGACGACAAAGAACGGCCTGCTCCCCGGGCGGCCTCGTTGAAAGATACCCTTACGCCCCTGCCACCCGTCTCGACAACCGCCGTGGCAACCCGGAAAGGAACGGCCAAAAAGCCAAAAGGCGACGATCTGACACTCCTGAATATGGCCGATGGCACTCGCAAAACCGTTCGCTACGTCTCCAACGTAGCCATGTCTGATAATGGAAAAGCGATTTTTTACAGTAAAGAATCAGCGAATGACTCGCTCAAAACAGGCGAAACCAGCATTCCCGGTGTTTTTCTGTTCAACACCACCAACGGACAAACGACGCTGATCGATACCAGCTCCAGGCGGAAAATATACAAAGGGCTGGCGGTCGATAAAGTTGGTCAGCAACTTACCTGGATGGCCTCTGCCGATAGCGCCGGAAGCGATGTAAAGGTATTCACGCTCTACTACAAAAACCTATCGCCAGCGGTAGCGGCAAAAGGAAAATCAAGCAAAAATACGGCTGCAGAAACCCCTTTCAAGGTGATAGCCGATACGCTGACAAAACCATTGCCAAAAGGCTGGTCGGTCAACGAGTATCGGGAGCCGAAGTTTTCGGATGATGGCAAACGACTCTATTTCTCCACTTCACCCATTGCGCCTAAACCGACGAAAGACAGCCTGACGCCCGAGGATGAGAAAGTAAAAATGGACATCTGGACCTGGACGGACAGCCGCCTGCAACCCATGCAGCAACGCCGGCTGAAAGAAGAGAAAGAACGCGGGTTCCTGACCGTTTACGATCCGCAGGCCGGTAAGCTAACGCCCCTGGCCAGCCGTGAAGTACCAACCGTTTCGTTCGATCCTAAGACGAACGCCCGTTACTTACTTGGCCTGAGCGACCTCCCCTATCAGGTTCAATCGTCCTGGGATCCTGGTCATACGGATCTTTATCTGGTCGACGCCCAGACGGGTGAAAAGAAGCGTATTGCCAACGACATCATGGCATCACAACCGAAATTATCGCCCGAAGGAAAATACGCTTATTGGTTCGATGAACGCGATTCGCTCTGGCGGGCTTGGTCCATTCCCGAAGGAAAACGCATTGACCTGACCCGTGGCCTGCCAAGTAAATTTTTCGACGAAGAACACGATACGCCTAACCTGCCCGGCTCCTATGGTGCGGCTGGCTGGACAACCGGTGATCGGTATCTCTGGCTCTACGACCGGTATGACATCTGGCAAATTGACCCCACTGGCCGGGAGAAACCGACAAACCTAAC
It encodes:
- a CDS encoding S9 family peptidase, translating into MKHLNQLLLCLLLSTSLFAQSQKRPLTAADYDRWQSVRSEKISNDGHWIAYQIDPQEGDGRLEVTAAGTSTNRKQYVFPRGYMAQFTPDSKFLVMRMKAPYADTRKAKLKKKKADELPKDSLLVLNLTTGKPTKLPNAKSFVFGKDSGSWLAVVQERKDDKERPAPRAASLKDTLTPLPPVSTTAVATRKGTAKKPKGDDLTLLNMADGTRKTVRYVSNVAMSDNGKAIFYSKESANDSLKTGETSIPGVFLFNTTNGQTTLIDTSSRRKIYKGLAVDKVGQQLTWMASADSAGSDVKVFTLYYKNLSPAVAAKGKSSKNTAAETPFKVIADTLTKPLPKGWSVNEYREPKFSDDGKRLYFSTSPIAPKPTKDSLTPEDEKVKMDIWTWTDSRLQPMQQRRLKEEKERGFLTVYDPQAGKLTPLASREVPTVSFDPKTNARYLLGLSDLPYQVQSSWDPGHTDLYLVDAQTGEKKRIANDIMASQPKLSPEGKYAYWFDERDSLWRAWSIPEGKRIDLTRGLPSKFFDEEHDTPNLPGSYGAAGWTTGDRYLWLYDRYDIWQIDPTGREKPTNLTSGWGRKNKIRLRRAELDNDDDDAPGRRSGSIEKAIDPKSELFLTGIWESDKATGILKSKNGLATAEPAVLTRSNHRYFGLNKAKNAPVVTFYKGNYQEPINLFQTDTTLANPIQLTHTNPQQDSIRWGSAEIVKWTGTNGVKLEGLLFKPEGFDPKKKYPMLTYFYERNAETLNDYRAPSPSRSTINIPYCVSNGYLVFVPDIVYTTGQPGPNAYDCIVPGVLSLLDKGFVDRDRLGIQGQSWGGYQTAYIITRTNLFRAAEAGAPVANMTSAYGGIRWETGMSRAFQYEKTQSRIGGTLWDKPMNYIENSPLFFANRIETPLMMTHNDADGAVPWYQGIELFSALRRLNKPVWMLVYNGEGHNLTQRHNAKDLSIRLYQYFDYYLKDAPMPIWMKEGRSAVEKDRGEMKYGIRQSADAPQR